In Streptomyces sclerotialus, one genomic interval encodes:
- a CDS encoding helix-turn-helix transcriptional regulator, whose translation MRADRLLSLLLLLQNRGRMTAPDLAAELEVSVRTVYRDIEALSASGVPVLADRGPAGGYRLMDGYRTRLTGLTDAEADSLFLAGAPGPARELGFGAVLGTAQLKVAAALPTGLADRARRIQERFHLDAPAWFRDADPVPHLAVVARAVWEQRALHVHYRRWKGEGRRVLHPLGLVLKGGIWYLVALAGGTPRTYRISRLRTVAATGESFERPAGFDLAAYWEESSRRLETALYQDTALLRISPRAQRMLPMQFGAAGTRALETAGPPDDEGWVEVEMAVETQAVAVADLLRLGTEAEVLGPPGLRAAFARTVTELARRYAAES comes from the coding sequence ATGCGTGCCGACCGGCTTCTCTCCCTGCTCCTGCTGCTCCAGAACCGCGGGCGGATGACGGCGCCCGACCTCGCCGCTGAGCTGGAGGTCTCCGTCCGGACGGTCTACCGCGACATCGAGGCGCTCAGCGCGTCGGGCGTCCCGGTGCTCGCCGACCGCGGCCCGGCCGGCGGCTACCGCCTGATGGACGGGTACCGCACGCGGCTGACCGGGCTCACCGATGCCGAGGCCGACTCGCTCTTCCTCGCCGGGGCGCCCGGACCGGCGCGTGAACTGGGTTTCGGCGCGGTCCTCGGCACCGCCCAGCTGAAGGTGGCGGCGGCGCTGCCGACCGGGCTGGCGGACCGCGCCCGGCGCATCCAGGAGCGCTTCCACCTCGACGCACCGGCCTGGTTCCGGGACGCCGACCCCGTACCGCATCTGGCCGTCGTCGCCCGGGCGGTGTGGGAACAGCGGGCGCTGCACGTGCACTACCGGCGGTGGAAGGGCGAGGGGCGCCGGGTGCTGCACCCGCTCGGACTCGTACTCAAAGGCGGTATCTGGTACTTGGTGGCGCTGGCCGGCGGAACGCCGCGCACGTACCGCATTTCGCGCCTGCGGACGGTGGCGGCCACCGGGGAGTCCTTCGAGCGGCCCGCCGGATTCGACCTGGCCGCCTACTGGGAGGAGTCCTCCCGCCGGCTGGAGACGGCGCTGTACCAGGACACCGCCCTGCTGCGGATCTCCCCGCGCGCCCAGCGGATGCTGCCCATGCAGTTCGGCGCGGCGGGCACCCGCGCGCTGGAAACGGCGGGGCCGCCCGACGACGAGGGGTGGGTGGAGGTGGAGATGGCGGTCGAGACGCAGGCCGTCGCGGTCGCCGACCTGCTCCGGCTCGGCACGGAGGCGGAGGTGCTCGGTCCGCCAGGACTGCGCGCCGCCTTCGCCCGGACCGTCACCGAACTGGCGCGGCGTTACGCGGCCGAATCCTGA
- a CDS encoding GH1 family beta-glucosidase: MTTASHTVATAPQPAAVRTFPPGFLWGTATAAYQIEGAAAVDGRTPSIWDTFARTPGKVRNGDTGDIATDHYHRWREDVALMADLGVGAYRFSLSWSRVQPTGRGPAVQKGLDFYRRLTDGLLEKGIQPVVTLYHWDLPQELEDAGGWPERATADRFAEYAALAVEALGDRVRTWTTLNEPWCSAFLGHASGVHAPGRTEPVAALRAAHHLNLAHGKAVQALRAGLPDEADISITLNLHHVRARTGNPQDTDAARRIDALANRVFTGPLLTGAYPADLLADTARLTDWSFVRDGDTATIHQPLDFLGVNYYTPTLVSAAGDEEPGHSFDGHGESGHSPWPGADEVVFHRPPGRTTAMGWAVDPSGLYDLLLRVKADVPDLPLMITENGVACDDYVDPSGAVHDPDRIAYLHGHLAAVHRAIEAGVDVRGYFLWSLLDNFEWGYGYSKRFGAVYVDYPTGRRIPKASARWYAEVARANALPEGGEEEA; encoded by the coding sequence TTGACTACCGCATCACACACCGTGGCCACCGCTCCTCAGCCCGCCGCCGTCCGCACGTTCCCGCCCGGCTTCCTCTGGGGCACGGCCACCGCCGCTTACCAGATCGAGGGCGCTGCCGCCGTGGACGGCCGGACGCCCTCCATCTGGGACACCTTCGCGCGCACGCCGGGCAAGGTGCGCAACGGCGACACCGGCGACATCGCCACGGACCACTACCACCGCTGGCGCGAGGACGTCGCCCTCATGGCCGACCTGGGCGTGGGCGCGTACCGCTTCTCGCTGTCCTGGTCCCGCGTCCAGCCCACCGGGCGCGGCCCCGCGGTGCAGAAGGGCCTGGACTTCTACCGCCGGCTGACCGACGGGCTGCTGGAGAAGGGCATCCAGCCGGTGGTCACGCTGTACCACTGGGACCTGCCGCAGGAGCTGGAGGACGCGGGCGGCTGGCCGGAGCGGGCCACCGCCGACCGGTTCGCGGAGTACGCGGCGCTGGCCGTCGAGGCGCTGGGCGACCGGGTCCGTACATGGACCACGCTGAACGAGCCGTGGTGCAGCGCCTTCCTCGGCCACGCCTCCGGGGTGCACGCGCCAGGCCGTACCGAGCCGGTGGCCGCGCTGCGTGCCGCGCACCACCTCAACCTCGCGCACGGCAAGGCCGTCCAGGCGCTGCGCGCGGGGCTGCCCGACGAGGCCGACATCTCGATCACGCTCAACCTCCACCATGTGCGCGCACGCACCGGCAACCCGCAGGACACGGACGCGGCGCGGCGGATCGACGCCCTGGCCAACCGGGTGTTCACCGGCCCGCTGCTGACCGGCGCCTACCCCGCCGACCTGCTGGCCGACACGGCCCGGCTGACCGACTGGTCCTTCGTGCGGGACGGCGACACCGCGACGATCCACCAGCCGCTGGACTTCCTGGGCGTCAACTACTACACGCCGACCCTGGTGTCGGCGGCGGGCGACGAGGAGCCCGGCCACTCGTTCGACGGTCACGGCGAGAGCGGGCACAGCCCGTGGCCCGGCGCCGACGAGGTGGTCTTCCACCGGCCGCCGGGGCGGACGACGGCGATGGGGTGGGCCGTGGATCCGAGCGGCCTGTACGACCTGCTGCTGCGGGTGAAGGCGGACGTGCCGGACCTGCCGCTGATGATCACCGAGAACGGCGTGGCGTGCGACGACTACGTCGACCCGAGCGGCGCGGTGCACGACCCGGACCGGATCGCGTATCTGCACGGACACCTGGCGGCGGTGCACCGCGCGATCGAGGCCGGCGTCGACGTCCGCGGCTACTTCCTGTGGTCGCTGCTGGACAACTTCGAGTGGGGGTACGGCTACAGCAAGCGTTTCGGCGCGGTGTACGTGGACTACCCGACCGGGCGGCGCATCCCGAAGGCGAGCGCCCGGTGGTACGCGGAAGTGGCCCGCGCGAACGCGCTCCCGGAAGGAGGCGAGGAGGAGGCGTGA
- a CDS encoding DUF3224 domain-containing protein codes for MPAQTSGHFTYADWKERTVSPGGTYPKLAHASVTNAFSGGIEAAGTTCEYTIVYGTEKTGTFTGMEVLAGSLDGRAGTFVVEERGTFGADGTVHCTFEVVPDAATGELTGLRGTGAFTAVQGEPAVAYTFDYELD; via the coding sequence ATGCCCGCACAGACTTCCGGCCACTTCACCTACGCCGACTGGAAGGAGCGCACCGTCAGCCCGGGCGGGACGTATCCGAAGCTCGCGCACGCCTCGGTCACCAACGCCTTCTCCGGCGGTATCGAGGCGGCCGGGACGACCTGCGAGTACACCATCGTCTACGGGACGGAGAAGACCGGTACGTTCACCGGTATGGAGGTACTGGCCGGCAGCCTTGACGGGCGTGCGGGCACCTTCGTCGTCGAGGAGCGCGGCACGTTCGGCGCCGACGGGACGGTGCACTGCACCTTCGAGGTCGTTCCGGACGCCGCCACCGGCGAGCTGACCGGGCTGCGGGGGACCGGCGCCTTCACCGCCGTGCAGGGCGAACCGGCCGTCGCGTACACCTTCGACTACGAGCTGGACTGA
- a CDS encoding ABC transporter substrate-binding protein: MTRRSLAAVAAVAALGLVAACGGSDAGNTGGGVKDGKVTITMGLYGVMGFKETGLLEKYEKEHPNVTIKAEVAGDEQTYYTALQTHLTAGSGLKDIQGIEVLRAKEIVDTRADKFADLSKVAGTGHFLPWKQNQVTAADKKVIGLGTDIGPMAVCYRKDMFAKAGLPTDREKVAELWAGDWSKYVDVGRKFKSGFKGDRVAFTDSASGLFNAMIYGSSQQFYDTEGKLIYKDNPVVTDAWKLASDAGSSGLTAKLRQFQPGWDPGLANSTFATTVCPAWMLAHISEKAGPQNKGKWDVAKAPKGANWGGSFLGVMEQSPVKEEAKKLVAWLTAPEQQAYIFEKLGNFPSSEKALKAPEVADAKSEYFSGAPIGEIFGDAALEIPDKQVLGRKDGTIKDIFSQGLSLIEAQGKSPDAAWKDTEERIKKATG; this comes from the coding sequence ATGACAAGGAGATCCCTGGCCGCGGTCGCGGCCGTGGCCGCGCTGGGCCTGGTCGCGGCCTGCGGCGGCAGCGACGCCGGGAACACCGGCGGTGGCGTCAAGGACGGCAAGGTCACCATCACCATGGGCCTGTACGGCGTCATGGGCTTCAAGGAGACCGGGCTGCTGGAGAAGTACGAGAAGGAGCACCCGAACGTCACCATCAAGGCGGAGGTAGCCGGTGACGAGCAGACGTACTACACCGCCCTGCAGACCCACCTCACCGCGGGCAGCGGCCTCAAGGACATCCAGGGCATCGAAGTCCTGCGTGCCAAGGAGATCGTGGACACCCGGGCCGACAAGTTCGCCGACCTCTCCAAGGTAGCCGGAACCGGACATTTCCTGCCGTGGAAGCAGAACCAGGTGACCGCGGCGGACAAGAAGGTCATCGGCCTGGGCACCGACATCGGCCCGATGGCGGTCTGTTACCGCAAGGACATGTTCGCCAAGGCCGGGCTGCCCACCGACCGCGAGAAGGTCGCCGAGCTCTGGGCGGGCGACTGGTCGAAGTACGTCGATGTGGGCCGGAAGTTCAAGTCCGGCTTCAAGGGCGACCGCGTGGCTTTCACGGACAGCGCGAGCGGTCTGTTCAACGCCATGATCTACGGCAGCTCCCAGCAGTTCTACGACACCGAGGGCAAGCTGATCTACAAGGACAACCCGGTCGTCACGGATGCCTGGAAGCTGGCTTCCGACGCCGGTTCCTCCGGGCTGACCGCCAAGCTCCGGCAGTTCCAGCCGGGCTGGGACCCGGGCCTGGCCAACAGCACCTTCGCCACGACGGTGTGCCCGGCGTGGATGCTGGCCCACATCAGTGAGAAGGCGGGACCGCAGAACAAGGGCAAGTGGGACGTGGCCAAGGCGCCCAAGGGGGCCAACTGGGGCGGCTCCTTCCTCGGCGTCATGGAGCAGAGCCCGGTCAAGGAGGAGGCGAAGAAGCTGGTCGCCTGGCTCACGGCCCCGGAGCAGCAGGCGTACATCTTCGAGAAGCTCGGCAACTTCCCGTCCTCGGAGAAGGCGCTGAAGGCGCCCGAGGTGGCCGACGCGAAGTCGGAGTACTTCAGCGGCGCACCCATCGGTGAGATCTTCGGCGACGCCGCCCTGGAGATCCCCGACAAGCAGGTGCTGGGCCGCAAGGACGGCACGATCAAGGACATCTTCTCGCAGGGCCTGTCGCTCATCGAGGCCCAGGGCAAGAGCCCGGACGCGGCCTGGAAGGACACCGAAGAGCGCATCAAGAAGGCCACCGGCTGA
- a CDS encoding TNT domain-containing protein → MNRLRTVLAALGLAAGLAAAPAASAAPQQQEERPAAAATARPQPCTGKFQGDARLGPKWLPNKQLAPVGPLLKGYQRTGSLSPGAFLKKYWEGPADSGSWKYPPNDGFAEVNGEVDKEPTKLRTGQRLDRFGSEFGGYLAPAGDRYAERALPPQNLNTREPAAPCDYHTYKVIKPFWVWQGSIAPWFEQPGGGQQIKLDAVFLDPGAGQRLNVKWLVDHKYLARADA, encoded by the coding sequence GTGAACCGCCTTCGTACCGTGCTCGCCGCGCTCGGTCTCGCCGCCGGGCTGGCGGCGGCCCCTGCCGCGAGCGCCGCTCCGCAGCAGCAGGAGGAGCGCCCGGCGGCCGCTGCCACCGCCCGTCCTCAGCCCTGCACCGGGAAGTTCCAGGGTGACGCGCGGCTCGGCCCCAAGTGGCTGCCGAACAAGCAGCTGGCACCGGTGGGCCCGCTGCTGAAGGGATACCAGCGGACGGGCTCCCTGTCGCCCGGCGCCTTCCTCAAGAAGTACTGGGAGGGCCCTGCGGACTCGGGCAGCTGGAAGTACCCGCCCAACGACGGGTTCGCCGAGGTCAACGGCGAGGTCGACAAGGAGCCCACGAAGCTGCGCACCGGCCAGCGGCTGGACCGCTTCGGCTCCGAGTTCGGCGGGTACCTCGCGCCGGCCGGCGACCGGTACGCCGAGCGTGCGCTGCCCCCGCAGAACCTCAACACCCGCGAGCCGGCGGCGCCGTGCGACTACCACACGTACAAGGTGATCAAGCCGTTCTGGGTGTGGCAGGGCAGCATAGCCCCCTGGTTCGAGCAGCCCGGCGGCGGTCAGCAGATCAAGCTGGACGCGGTCTTCCTCGACCCCGGCGCGGGCCAACGGCTCAATGTGAAGTGGCTGGTGGACCACAAGTACCTGGCGCGCGCCGACGCGTGA
- a CDS encoding carbohydrate ABC transporter permease: protein MTTDSLQAPAAGRGPAAPADRARPPVRRRRFLRPGAGRQHHAGPVAYALLIIATLASLFPLYWTMVAASSDNTRVSQTPPPFLPGPHLFENLGKAWNDAALGKAMTNSLIVAGVIALSTVLFATLAGFAFAKLRFRGRNILLMLVIGTMMVPPQLGVVPLFMMMSDLGWGQQLPAVIFPTLVSAVGVFFMRQYLAEALPDELVEAGRVDGAHSLRIFWSIVLPVARPAMAVLFMITFVHAWNDFFWPFIALDMTNPTVPVALTQLSAGYVRDQSLIMAGALLGTLPLLAMFIVFGRQIVGGIMQGAVKG, encoded by the coding sequence ATGACCACCGACTCTCTCCAGGCCCCGGCGGCGGGGCGAGGCCCTGCCGCGCCCGCCGACCGTGCCCGTCCTCCTGTCCGCCGCCGGCGGTTCCTGCGGCCCGGTGCCGGCCGCCAGCACCACGCCGGGCCCGTCGCCTACGCCCTGCTGATCATCGCTACCCTCGCGTCGCTGTTCCCGCTGTACTGGACGATGGTGGCGGCCTCCAGCGACAACACCCGGGTCTCCCAGACCCCGCCGCCGTTCCTGCCGGGCCCGCACCTCTTCGAGAACCTGGGCAAGGCCTGGAACGACGCGGCGCTGGGCAAGGCCATGACGAACAGCCTGATCGTGGCGGGCGTCATCGCGCTGTCGACGGTGCTGTTCGCGACCCTCGCGGGCTTCGCCTTCGCCAAGCTCCGCTTCCGGGGGCGCAACATCCTGCTCATGCTGGTCATCGGCACGATGATGGTGCCGCCGCAGCTGGGCGTCGTACCGCTGTTCATGATGATGAGCGACCTGGGCTGGGGCCAGCAGCTGCCGGCGGTCATCTTCCCCACCCTGGTCAGCGCGGTCGGCGTGTTCTTCATGCGGCAGTACCTGGCCGAGGCGCTGCCCGACGAGCTGGTCGAGGCCGGCCGGGTGGACGGCGCGCACTCGCTCCGCATCTTCTGGAGCATCGTGCTGCCGGTCGCCCGGCCCGCCATGGCCGTGCTGTTCATGATCACGTTCGTGCACGCGTGGAACGACTTCTTCTGGCCGTTCATCGCGCTGGACATGACCAATCCGACGGTCCCGGTCGCCCTGACCCAGCTGAGCGCGGGCTACGTCCGCGACCAGTCACTGATCATGGCGGGCGCGCTGCTCGGGACGCTGCCGCTGCTGGCGATGTTCATCGTGTTCGGCCGCCAGATCGTCGGCGGCATCATGCAGGGCGCGGTGAAGGGATGA
- a CDS encoding carbohydrate ABC transporter permease produces the protein MPVALQTFRRRTFWHRLDVRGAPYAFVAPFFVVFAAFSFYPLLYTAWISLHRVELSSMDLMEWVGFDNYVALWEDERFWNALANTFTLGVVSTVPQLLMALGLAHLLHYRLRGSVFFRVAALTPYATSVGAAALVFTMLFERDFGMINWLLGLVGLDPVNWENDKWAAQLAISSIVIWRWTGYNALLYLAAMQAVPAERYEAAALDGASRWQQFRMVTIPGIRSTVVFTIVLSTIGATQLFGEPLIFGQGPNGITGGADNQYQTLGLLLYEEGWKNYQMGRAATVAWAMFLLLVLVFVVQRAVRRLASRPAGARPVLSRSGQS, from the coding sequence ATCCCGGTGGCCCTGCAGACCTTCCGGCGGCGTACGTTCTGGCACCGGCTGGACGTACGCGGCGCTCCCTACGCGTTCGTCGCCCCGTTCTTCGTCGTCTTCGCCGCCTTCAGCTTCTATCCCCTGCTCTACACCGCGTGGATCTCGCTGCACCGGGTGGAGCTGTCCTCCATGGACCTCATGGAGTGGGTGGGGTTCGACAACTACGTGGCGCTGTGGGAGGACGAGCGCTTCTGGAACGCGCTCGCCAACACCTTCACGCTCGGCGTGGTCTCCACCGTCCCGCAGCTGCTGATGGCGCTGGGGCTGGCGCACCTGCTGCACTACCGGCTGCGCGGCTCGGTGTTCTTCCGGGTCGCGGCGCTGACGCCGTACGCGACGTCGGTGGGCGCCGCCGCGCTGGTCTTCACCATGCTCTTCGAGCGCGACTTCGGCATGATCAACTGGCTGCTGGGGCTGGTCGGTCTGGACCCGGTCAACTGGGAGAACGACAAGTGGGCGGCCCAGCTCGCCATCTCCTCGATCGTCATCTGGCGCTGGACGGGCTACAACGCGCTGCTGTACCTGGCGGCGATGCAGGCCGTGCCGGCGGAACGGTACGAGGCCGCCGCGCTCGACGGCGCCTCGCGCTGGCAGCAGTTCCGCATGGTCACGATCCCCGGCATCCGGTCCACCGTCGTCTTCACCATCGTGCTGTCCACGATCGGCGCGACGCAGCTCTTCGGTGAGCCGCTGATCTTCGGCCAGGGCCCGAACGGCATCACGGGCGGCGCCGACAACCAGTACCAGACCCTGGGCCTGCTGCTGTACGAGGAGGGCTGGAAGAACTACCAGATGGGGCGTGCCGCGACCGTCGCCTGGGCGATGTTCCTGCTGCTGGTCCTCGTCTTCGTCGTCCAGCGCGCCGTCCGGCGCCTCGCCTCACGCCCGGCCGGTGCCCGGCCCGTCCTGTCCAGGAGCGGCCAGTCATGA
- a CDS encoding 50S ribosomal protein bL37 — protein MSSKRRRKKKARRKNGANHGSRPQS, from the coding sequence ATGTCGTCCAAGCGCCGCCGCAAGAAGAAGGCACGTCGCAAGAACGGTGCCAACCACGGCAGCCGCCCCCAGTCCTGA
- a CDS encoding right-handed parallel beta-helix repeat-containing protein has translation MTHRSTGAGPRPESPAGTEPVSPGGRALRGPARTLRAGTVLLSAGALVTGLTGVFAPPAQAAACSGQVRYASSTNTLYLTSGTATLPDIARLCASAPLYEVDGSPGTWQLDANLVVQNGATLNVHGSDAGGAVDTLRLNSPASNKPTEVVSVTAQYGKIDIDAVDVTSWDAEKNGPDTDTSAGAGERGRAFIRVLSFLDADGTPRQSTMNIYNSDIGYLGYYAAESYGVAYKARGCDINHQDVCDKLDVLGDQIGSRFHHNYMGTYTFGAYGMTFDRNEYDNNITYGLDPHDDSDHLTITNNHAHHNGNHGIICSQRCDNLEIVGNESDHNGIPPYTPPGDDDPSDNQVHGIMLHRGVTDSVVRNNNVHDQPNGAGIAVFDSSDDVIENNTVTGAKYGLRYSVGSQDITTRNNTVTDSGLYAVFTYQGSDKPAYTNDTGRPARLEFTGNTFDGSGSNAAKLNQSDDLTFRQNTFTGTFESGVLTQSTAGTVFEKNTAPAGLTHSVKSDAGTSGTITFRDQNPVKVQLDAASSATFTATGLKAGASYKLVADGRTVATGKADAEGSVTLRARPTSTAAMTYSISAA, from the coding sequence ATGACCCACCGTTCCACCGGAGCCGGCCCCCGGCCCGAGTCCCCGGCCGGCACCGAACCGGTCTCGCCCGGCGGGCGCGCGTTACGCGGCCCCGCCAGAACCCTGCGTGCCGGCACCGTCCTGCTGTCGGCGGGAGCGCTGGTCACCGGCCTGACCGGCGTGTTCGCCCCGCCCGCACAGGCCGCTGCGTGCAGCGGACAGGTGCGGTACGCGTCCAGCACCAACACGCTCTACCTGACGTCGGGCACGGCGACACTGCCCGACATCGCCCGGCTCTGCGCCAGCGCACCACTGTACGAGGTCGACGGCTCGCCCGGCACCTGGCAGCTGGACGCCAACCTGGTCGTCCAGAACGGTGCCACCCTGAACGTGCACGGCAGCGACGCGGGCGGTGCCGTGGACACCCTGCGGCTCAACAGCCCGGCGAGCAACAAGCCCACCGAGGTCGTCTCCGTCACCGCGCAGTACGGCAAGATCGACATCGACGCCGTGGACGTCACGTCCTGGGACGCGGAGAAGAACGGCCCGGACACCGACACCTCGGCCGGTGCCGGGGAGCGCGGCCGGGCCTTCATCCGGGTGCTGTCCTTCCTCGACGCCGACGGCACGCCCCGCCAGTCCACGATGAACATCTACAACAGCGACATCGGCTACCTCGGCTACTACGCGGCCGAGAGCTACGGCGTGGCGTACAAGGCCCGCGGCTGCGACATCAACCACCAGGACGTCTGCGACAAGCTGGACGTGCTCGGCGACCAGATCGGCAGCCGCTTCCACCACAACTACATGGGCACCTACACCTTCGGTGCCTACGGGATGACGTTCGACCGCAACGAGTACGACAACAACATCACGTACGGGCTCGACCCGCACGACGACTCCGACCACCTGACGATCACCAACAACCACGCGCACCACAACGGCAACCACGGGATCATCTGCTCCCAGCGGTGCGACAACCTGGAGATCGTCGGGAACGAGAGCGACCACAACGGCATCCCGCCGTACACGCCGCCGGGCGACGACGACCCGTCGGACAACCAGGTGCACGGCATCATGCTGCACCGCGGCGTCACCGACAGCGTCGTACGGAACAACAACGTGCACGACCAGCCCAACGGCGCGGGCATCGCGGTCTTCGACAGCAGTGACGACGTCATCGAGAACAACACCGTCACGGGTGCGAAGTACGGGCTGCGCTACAGCGTCGGTTCCCAGGACATCACCACACGGAACAACACCGTCACCGACAGCGGGCTGTACGCCGTCTTCACGTACCAGGGCTCGGACAAGCCCGCGTACACCAACGACACCGGCCGGCCCGCCCGGCTGGAGTTCACCGGCAACACCTTCGACGGTTCCGGGAGCAACGCCGCCAAGCTGAACCAGAGCGACGACCTGACCTTCCGGCAGAACACCTTCACGGGCACCTTCGAGTCCGGCGTGCTCACCCAGTCGACCGCCGGGACGGTCTTCGAGAAGAACACCGCGCCGGCCGGACTGACGCACTCCGTCAAGAGTGACGCCGGCACCTCCGGGACGATCACCTTCCGCGACCAGAATCCCGTCAAGGTGCAGCTGGATGCGGCCAGTTCAGCGACGTTCACGGCGACTGGCCTGAAAGCGGGCGCTTCGTACAAGCTCGTCGCCGACGGACGTACTGTGGCCACCGGCAAGGCGGACGCCGAGGGCAGTGTGACCCTGCGCGCCAGGCCGACCAGCACCGCGGCGATGACGTACAGCATCAGCGCCGCCTGA
- a CDS encoding LacI family DNA-binding transcriptional regulator, protein MAGGQRPTIKTVAARAGVGRTTVSRVINGSTLVSDEARAAVLAAIAELKYVPNSVARGLVTSRTNSIALVIPESESRLGAEPYFAAVIRGVSTGLADTRTQLQLILVRDQGERDRLTESVAERRVDGVLVASVHEDDPLPALLEGMGLPTVLAGRRSPEESLSHAHADNVGGARAAVRHLLERGRTTIATVTGPMDMDVGRGRLQGWQEALREAGARPDERLVARSDFTEEGGRTAVRTLLERIPDLDALFVASDVMAVGALAELRAHGRRVPDDVAVVGFDDSFIARHTSPPLTTVRQPVEELGRTIARILLREIAGPDTPRQQITLPTELVVRESS, encoded by the coding sequence ATGGCGGGCGGACAGCGGCCGACCATAAAAACCGTGGCGGCGCGTGCCGGAGTCGGCCGCACCACGGTCTCGCGCGTCATCAACGGTTCGACGCTCGTCAGCGACGAGGCCAGGGCCGCCGTCCTGGCCGCCATCGCCGAGCTGAAGTACGTACCGAACTCGGTGGCCCGCGGCCTGGTCACCAGCAGGACCAACTCCATCGCCCTGGTGATCCCGGAGTCGGAGTCCCGGCTGGGCGCCGAACCGTACTTCGCCGCCGTCATCCGCGGCGTCAGCACCGGCCTCGCCGACACCCGTACCCAGCTCCAGCTGATCCTCGTCCGCGACCAGGGCGAACGCGACCGGCTCACCGAATCCGTCGCCGAGCGGCGGGTGGACGGCGTGCTGGTGGCCTCGGTGCACGAGGACGACCCGCTGCCCGCGCTGCTGGAGGGCATGGGCCTGCCCACCGTGCTCGCGGGCCGCCGCTCGCCCGAGGAGTCGCTCAGCCACGCCCACGCCGACAACGTGGGCGGCGCCCGCGCGGCCGTACGGCACCTGCTGGAGCGGGGCCGCACCACCATCGCGACGGTGACCGGACCGATGGACATGGACGTCGGCCGCGGCCGGCTCCAGGGCTGGCAGGAGGCCCTGCGCGAGGCCGGAGCGCGGCCCGACGAGCGACTGGTGGCGCGGTCGGACTTCACCGAGGAGGGCGGACGGACCGCCGTACGGACGCTCCTGGAGCGGATCCCGGACCTGGACGCCCTCTTCGTGGCCTCGGACGTGATGGCGGTGGGCGCGCTGGCCGAGCTGCGGGCGCACGGGCGGCGGGTGCCGGACGACGTGGCGGTCGTCGGCTTCGACGACTCCTTCATCGCCCGGCACACCAGCCCGCCGCTGACGACCGTGCGCCAGCCCGTCGAGGAGCTGGGCAGGACGATCGCCCGCATCCTGCTGCGCGAGATCGCCGGCCCGGACACGCCCCGGCAGCAGATCACCCTGCCCACGGAGCTGGTCGTGCGCGAGTCCTCCTGA
- a CDS encoding polysaccharide lyase has protein sequence MDRRKFIAAGAATTLAALLASCSGSDEHPPPPRDTDEPSSPGSTLDWDTAAVARFFGSRLRPREEGSFGLDRTVLRHHPEYGPVLRVRYPARSASPTVARRYGRPEGGAQLYLPLRSGPTDSLHLRYYLRFPKGFDFVKGGKLPGLYGGTVTGGRRIPDGENGLSTRYMWRSKGRGEVYAYLPTSVEHGTSLGRGKWKWPTGRWVCVEQSVRLNTPGEDNGSVEVFLDGRRVLREDELEFRTSKKLKIEGVFFSTFFGGSDPSWATPQADYADFAAFAVSHRRIGPVRHD, from the coding sequence ATGGACCGGAGGAAGTTCATCGCCGCGGGAGCGGCCACCACCCTCGCCGCCCTCCTCGCCTCGTGCTCCGGATCGGACGAGCACCCACCGCCCCCGCGCGACACGGACGAGCCCTCCTCCCCCGGCTCGACCCTGGACTGGGACACCGCCGCCGTGGCCCGCTTCTTCGGCTCCCGGCTGCGGCCGCGCGAGGAAGGCTCCTTCGGGCTGGACCGGACCGTGCTGCGGCACCACCCGGAGTACGGGCCCGTGCTGCGGGTGCGCTACCCGGCCCGGTCGGCCAGCCCCACCGTCGCCCGCCGCTACGGCCGCCCGGAAGGCGGCGCGCAGCTGTACCTGCCGCTGCGCTCGGGCCCGACCGACTCCCTCCACCTGCGGTACTACCTGCGCTTCCCGAAGGGCTTCGACTTCGTCAAGGGCGGCAAGCTGCCGGGCCTGTACGGCGGCACGGTGACCGGCGGCCGGCGCATCCCGGACGGCGAGAACGGCCTGTCCACCCGGTACATGTGGCGCAGCAAGGGCCGGGGTGAGGTCTACGCGTACCTGCCCACCTCCGTGGAGCACGGCACCTCGCTCGGGCGCGGCAAGTGGAAGTGGCCGACCGGCCGCTGGGTCTGTGTGGAGCAGTCCGTACGGCTCAACACACCGGGCGAGGACAACGGTTCGGTCGAGGTGTTCCTCGACGGCCGGCGGGTGCTGCGCGAGGACGAGCTGGAGTTCCGCACCTCGAAGAAGCTGAAGATCGAGGGCGTGTTCTTCTCCACCTTCTTCGGCGGCTCCGACCCGAGCTGGGCGACGCCGCAGGCCGACTACGCGGACTTCGCGGCGTTCGCGGTCTCGCACCGGCGCATCGGGCCCGTCCGGCACGACTGA